In Streptomyces sp. NBC_00483, a single window of DNA contains:
- a CDS encoding flavin reductase: protein MTPVTRRAASDQLTSNQRSFRDAMANLTAGVNIVTTDGPRGRAGITVSAACSVTDDPPTMLVCINRSSRSHDLFTENGRVCVNVLGPDHADVAKAFAGGVPAEERFAACGDVWDHTLADVPVLKGSAASVVGRVAGTAEHGSHTVMFIEAERVLVGEDGAGALVYFRRQFHSIPTSLTA, encoded by the coding sequence ATGACACCCGTGACTCGCAGGGCAGCGTCGGACCAACTCACCTCGAACCAACGATCGTTCCGTGACGCGATGGCGAACCTCACCGCAGGCGTCAACATCGTCACCACGGACGGACCGCGCGGTCGCGCCGGCATCACGGTGAGCGCGGCCTGCTCCGTCACCGACGACCCACCCACCATGCTCGTCTGCATCAACCGGTCGAGCCGCAGCCACGACCTGTTCACGGAGAACGGGCGGGTCTGCGTCAACGTCCTCGGCCCCGACCACGCCGATGTCGCCAAGGCCTTCGCGGGCGGCGTGCCCGCCGAGGAACGCTTCGCGGCCTGCGGCGACGTATGGGACCACACACTCGCCGATGTGCCGGTACTCAAGGGCTCCGCCGCCTCCGTCGTCGGGCGCGTCGCAGGCACCGCCGAACACGGTTCGCACACCGTGATGTTCATCGAGGCGGAGCGGGTGCTCGTCGGGGAGGACGGGGCGGGCGCGCTCGTCTACTTCCGCCGCCAGTTCCACTCGATCCCCACGTCGCTGACCGCGTGA